In Taeniopygia guttata chromosome 7, bTaeGut7.mat, whole genome shotgun sequence, a single window of DNA contains:
- the MARCHF7 gene encoding E3 ubiquitin-protein ligase MARCHF7 isoform X2: protein MESKPSRIPRRISVQASSSPAGSRTGNSLSGAYTTRDSSWRLESGYQESSLLNSSSRDWRFGERDTHETPWKLTASSPTRYSGTLDHPHSGRFLGSRSRLSTSSSSHFTSGCYGESERTQGAYSRLHSQQQDSDSKRPKLSCTSTSSVRSSGLTAFSDSSWRYSRIPRSSSVMLGSLGTDLVRERTQLERRTDLSVNNLVDPSYGNSDFSPSAYIQERPASSYAEGARPKENSLSTLRLNAPMNHQLPSDHQPSFFNRDSNVSSSRSSYSSRQRRNELESPQRSVQPAFSLTAARDETPSSSGSERILSSHRSLNESAADSEGRRTTRQLLSRLASSMSSTFFSRRSSQDPLHTRSLGSEESTVVPGIQATALSSSNGAATPEVPGLQSSEASQGFSFLGRRWGLSGVSQNRNSDSDGESYRPDTESRSTGSWLSSSLRNRCTPLFSRRRREGRDESARISTPDTTARSQHFFRRRESGEDTSLEASDSPPRASVSRPMPAVSVISTATASPPDSAPSGRSSGILPASLFRFAVPPTLGSSLSDNLMITVDIIPSGWNQSDGHESGKSKIPPSRDPERLQKIKESLLLEDSEDEEGDLCRICQMSSASSDNLLIEPCKCTGSLQYVHQECMKKWLQSKINSGSSLEAVTTCELCKEKLHLNLEDFDIHELYRAHANEQADYEFISSGLYLVVLLHLCEQRFSDMLGTAIEASTRVRFINLARTLQAHMEDIETSEDDSED, encoded by the exons ATGGAGTCAAAACCCTCAAGAATTCCTCGCAGGATATCTGTTCAGGcttccagctctcctgcaggATCTAGAACTGGAAACAGTTTATCTGGTGCATATACTACAAGAGACTCTTCATGGAGATTAGAATCTGGATACCAG GAATCCAGTTTATTGAATAGTTCCAGTAGAGACTGGAGGTTTGGAGAAAGGGACACCCATGAAACTCCTTGGAAGCTTACAGCATCGTCTCCAACTCGCTACTCAGGGACACTTGATCACCCTCATTCTGGAAGATTTTTGGGAAGCAGAAGCAGATTG TCTACATCTTCTTCCTCTCATTTCACATCTGGGTGTTATGGTGAGTCTGAGAGAACTCAGGGAGCATATTCAAGACTGCATAGCCAGCAGCAAGATAGTGATTCAAAGAGACCTAAACTATCTTGTACGTCTACCTCTTCTGTGAGAAGTAGTGGCTTGACTGCCTTTTCAG ATTCCTCATGGAGATACAGTAGGATTCCTAGATCTTCATCAGTAATGCTTGGCTCCCTTGGAACTGATCTGGTGAGAGAGCGAACGCAGTTAGAAAGAAGAACAGATCTGTCTGTTAATAACCTGGTGGATCCCAGCTACGGAAACAGTGACTTTTCACCTTCAGCAT ATATTCAAGAGAGGCCTGCCTCTTCATATGCAGAGGGAGCAAGACCAAAAGAGAACTCATTAAGCACTTTGAGGCTGAATGCACCCATGAACCACCAGTTGCCTTCTGATCATCAGCCATCTTTTTTCAACAGAGACTCTAACGTGAGCTCTTCAAGATCCAGCTACTCTTCAAGACAAAGGAGAAATGAATTGGAATCTCCCCAGAGGAGTGTGCAGCCAGCATTTTCTCTTACTGCCGCTAGAGATGAAACCCCTTCCTCAAGTGGTTCTGAAAGGATTTTATCTTCTCACAGGTCATTGAATGAGTCTGCAGCTGACAGCGAAGGGAGGCGCACAACCAGACAGCTGCTGTCTCGTTTAGCATCTAGTATGTCATCTACATTTTTCTCTCGAAGGTCTAGCCAAGACCCATTGCATACAAGGTCATTAGGCTCTGAAGAGTCAACAGTGGTCCCAGGAATTCAAGCTACTGCTCTGTCAAGTAGTAATGGAGCTGCAACTCCAGAAGTTCCAGGACTTCAGTCATCCGAAGCTTCTCAGGGGTTCAGTTTTCTTGGACGAAGATGGGGTTTATCAGGAGTTTCACAGAATCGCAACTCTGATTCTGATGGGGAAAGTTACAGACCAGACACTGAAAGTAGGAGCACAGGATCCTGGTTGTCGTCCTCTTTGAGGAACAGATGTACACCTCTCTTTTccagaagaagaagagaaggaagagatgaATCTGCAAGGATCTCTACCCCTGATACAACTGCTAGATCACAACATTTCTTCAGAAGGAGAGAGTCAGGTGAGGACACCTCTCTTGAAGCGTCAGATAGCCCTCCTCGGGCTTCTGTTAGCAGACCAATGCCTGCAGTGTCTGTTATTTCTACAGCTACTGCCTCCCCACCAGATTCAGCCCCCAGTGGAAGAAGTTCGGGAATTCTGCCTGCTTCTCTCTTTCGCTTTGCAGTGCCTCCAACATTAGGAAGCAGTCTGTCTGACAATCTTATGATAACTGTAGATATTATTCCCTCTGGCTGGAATCAGTCTGATGGACATGAAAGTGGCAAGTCTAAAATACCACCTTCAAGAGATCCGGAAAGACtccagaaaattaaagaaag CCTGCTCTTAGAAGATTCTGAAGATGAAGAGGGTGACTTATGCAGAATCTGTCAGATGTCCTCTGCAAGTTCTGACAACCTTTTAATAGAGCCATGCAAATGCACTGGAAGTCTGCAGTATGTTCACCAGGAGTGCATGAAAAAATGGCTGCAGTCAAAGATAAATTCAG GTTCTTCTTTGGAAGCAGTGACAACTTGTGAATTGTGCAAGGAGAAGTTGCATCTTAATCTGGAAGACTTTGACATTCATGAACTCTATAGGGCACATGCAAATGAACAA GCAGACTA
- the MARCHF7 gene encoding E3 ubiquitin-protein ligase MARCHF7 isoform X4 yields the protein MESKPSRIPRRISVQASSSPAGSRTGNSLSGAYTTRDSSWRLESGYQESSLLNSSSRDWRFGERDTHETPWKLTASSPTRYSGTLDHPHSGRFLGSRSRLSTSSSSHFTSGCYGESERTQGAYSRLHSQQQDSDSKRPKLSCTSTSSVRSSGLTAFSDSSWRYSRIPRSSSVMLGSLGTDLVRERTQLERRTDLSVNNLVDPSYGNSDFSPSAYIQERPASSYAEGARPKENSLSTLRLNAPMNHQLPSDHQPSFFNRDSNVSSSRSSYSSRQRRNELESPQRSVQPAFSLTAARDETPSSSGSERILSSHRSLNESAADSEGRRTTRQLLSRLASSMSSTFFSRRSSQDPLHTRSLGSEESTVVPGIQATALSSSNGAATPEVPGLQSSEASQGFSFLGRRWGLSGVSQNRNSDSDGESYRPDTESRSTGSWLSSSLRNRCTPLFSRRRREGRDESARISTPDTTARSQHFFRRRESGEDTSLEASDSPPRASVSRPMPAVSVISTATASPPDSAPSGRSSGILPASLFRFAVPPTLGSSLSDNLMITVDIIPSGWNQSDGHESGKSKIPPSRDPERLQKIKESLLLEDSEDEEGDLCRICQMSSASSDNLLIEPCKCTGSLQYVHQECMKKWLQSKINSGSSLEAVTTCELCKEKLHLNLEDFDIHELYRAHANEQLLKMTLKTDAGRTFILQETNGIAAEMLKWQEQHQRAFFYSSP from the exons ATGGAGTCAAAACCCTCAAGAATTCCTCGCAGGATATCTGTTCAGGcttccagctctcctgcaggATCTAGAACTGGAAACAGTTTATCTGGTGCATATACTACAAGAGACTCTTCATGGAGATTAGAATCTGGATACCAG GAATCCAGTTTATTGAATAGTTCCAGTAGAGACTGGAGGTTTGGAGAAAGGGACACCCATGAAACTCCTTGGAAGCTTACAGCATCGTCTCCAACTCGCTACTCAGGGACACTTGATCACCCTCATTCTGGAAGATTTTTGGGAAGCAGAAGCAGATTG TCTACATCTTCTTCCTCTCATTTCACATCTGGGTGTTATGGTGAGTCTGAGAGAACTCAGGGAGCATATTCAAGACTGCATAGCCAGCAGCAAGATAGTGATTCAAAGAGACCTAAACTATCTTGTACGTCTACCTCTTCTGTGAGAAGTAGTGGCTTGACTGCCTTTTCAG ATTCCTCATGGAGATACAGTAGGATTCCTAGATCTTCATCAGTAATGCTTGGCTCCCTTGGAACTGATCTGGTGAGAGAGCGAACGCAGTTAGAAAGAAGAACAGATCTGTCTGTTAATAACCTGGTGGATCCCAGCTACGGAAACAGTGACTTTTCACCTTCAGCAT ATATTCAAGAGAGGCCTGCCTCTTCATATGCAGAGGGAGCAAGACCAAAAGAGAACTCATTAAGCACTTTGAGGCTGAATGCACCCATGAACCACCAGTTGCCTTCTGATCATCAGCCATCTTTTTTCAACAGAGACTCTAACGTGAGCTCTTCAAGATCCAGCTACTCTTCAAGACAAAGGAGAAATGAATTGGAATCTCCCCAGAGGAGTGTGCAGCCAGCATTTTCTCTTACTGCCGCTAGAGATGAAACCCCTTCCTCAAGTGGTTCTGAAAGGATTTTATCTTCTCACAGGTCATTGAATGAGTCTGCAGCTGACAGCGAAGGGAGGCGCACAACCAGACAGCTGCTGTCTCGTTTAGCATCTAGTATGTCATCTACATTTTTCTCTCGAAGGTCTAGCCAAGACCCATTGCATACAAGGTCATTAGGCTCTGAAGAGTCAACAGTGGTCCCAGGAATTCAAGCTACTGCTCTGTCAAGTAGTAATGGAGCTGCAACTCCAGAAGTTCCAGGACTTCAGTCATCCGAAGCTTCTCAGGGGTTCAGTTTTCTTGGACGAAGATGGGGTTTATCAGGAGTTTCACAGAATCGCAACTCTGATTCTGATGGGGAAAGTTACAGACCAGACACTGAAAGTAGGAGCACAGGATCCTGGTTGTCGTCCTCTTTGAGGAACAGATGTACACCTCTCTTTTccagaagaagaagagaaggaagagatgaATCTGCAAGGATCTCTACCCCTGATACAACTGCTAGATCACAACATTTCTTCAGAAGGAGAGAGTCAGGTGAGGACACCTCTCTTGAAGCGTCAGATAGCCCTCCTCGGGCTTCTGTTAGCAGACCAATGCCTGCAGTGTCTGTTATTTCTACAGCTACTGCCTCCCCACCAGATTCAGCCCCCAGTGGAAGAAGTTCGGGAATTCTGCCTGCTTCTCTCTTTCGCTTTGCAGTGCCTCCAACATTAGGAAGCAGTCTGTCTGACAATCTTATGATAACTGTAGATATTATTCCCTCTGGCTGGAATCAGTCTGATGGACATGAAAGTGGCAAGTCTAAAATACCACCTTCAAGAGATCCGGAAAGACtccagaaaattaaagaaag CCTGCTCTTAGAAGATTCTGAAGATGAAGAGGGTGACTTATGCAGAATCTGTCAGATGTCCTCTGCAAGTTCTGACAACCTTTTAATAGAGCCATGCAAATGCACTGGAAGTCTGCAGTATGTTCACCAGGAGTGCATGAAAAAATGGCTGCAGTCAAAGATAAATTCAG GTTCTTCTTTGGAAGCAGTGACAACTTGTGAATTGTGCAAGGAGAAGTTGCATCTTAATCTGGAAGACTTTGACATTCATGAACTCTATAGGGCACATGCAAATGAACAA